Genomic window (Cellulosilyticum lentocellum DSM 5427):
TTCTGCTCACTGCTAATCACGCTCCCAATTTAATGTATGATTATTCTTGATGCTTATATGTTTAACTTCTAGTTTATACCTCTTGCTAAATCCTTGATTTATGCTATTGGTACCGTTTTCAGTTATTATATATTAAATTTTCGAAAAACACAATTACTTAATTGTATTTTTCGAAAATTTTATTTTGAAACTATTTATTTTTGAGTTTTAAGTATAAGAACCGTCCCTACTAGCTCTTATTTTACTGCCCCATCTACAACACCTTTAATAATTTTCTTTTGTGCAAATACGTAGAAGATTACGATTGGTAACATAGATAAGATAAGTGCTGCTGATGCATAATCCCAACGGCTTGAGAATTGACCAAAGAAGTAGAAAGTCTTAAGTGGTAAAGTACGCCACTCTATGTTCGAACCAATTACAAGACTTGGTAATAAGTAGTCATTCCAAATCCACATGATATTTAAGATACCTACTGTTGTTACGATAGGTCCTAATAATGGAAGCACAATTTGTCTATAAACACCAAACATACTACATCCATCTAGCATCGCTGATTCTTCTAACTCTACTGGTATTCCTTTTATAAATCCATGGAAAAGCATAATAGATAATGCAGATCCAAACCCAACATAAGCAAATATTAAACCTACTGGGTTTAACATATTTAATTTTCCCATAATACTCATCATTGGTAACATAACGCATTGGAAAGGAATAAGCATGGAGATTGCAAATAATGTAAAGATGAAGTTTGACATCTTTGTTTTATAACGTACAAGTACCCATGCTGCCATAGAGGCAAAGAAAATGATTAAAATTGTTGATATAACGGTGAAAAATACAGAGTTAAATAATGCTCTTAAGTAATCCATACGTGCCATGGCTTCGCCAAAATTAGTCCATACGATAGGGTCTGGAAAACCAAATATATCTTTGAAAATATTTTTTTGTGTTTTAAATGCTGCGGATAATAGCATTATAATTGGTACAAGGTATAATACAGCTAAAATACAGCCTATAACAATCTTGATTGTTCTTGATACCACATTTTCTCTTTCTTCCATAAAAATTACCTCCCTCCACTACCTACTATTAGGCTTCTATTTCTGCTCTCTTTGAAATTGTAAGTTGAATAATTGAAACAACTGCAATAGTAACTAGGAACACTAAAGCTTTAGCTTGTGCATATCCCATCTCATTACCACTAAATGCTGTCTGATAAATATTAAGAGCTAGCATTTCTGTTGAACGGTTAGGACCACCACCAGTAAGAGCTAAGTTTTGGTCAAATAACTTAAATGAGTTAGAAAGCATTAGGAATAAACCTACTGTAAATGCTTGTGATACCATTGGCATAATAATGGTTCTTAATTTAGTGAGACCTTTTGCTCCATCTAATTCAGCTGCTTCTAATACTGTATCTGGAATACCTTGAAGAGCTGCCACATAGATAATCATCATGTATCCACCCATTTGCCATACCATTACGATTAAAAGAGCCATAAAACCTGTTTCTTTATTAGTAAGCCAGTTTTGTAAGAAAGGAATTCCTGTAGCTGGAAATACTTTTGTGAAAATAAACTGCCATGCAAAACCTAAGAGTAATCCTCCGATTAAGTTTGGCATAAAGAATATACTTCTTAATAAGTTTGCACCTTTAAATCTCTTTGTAACAAGTAATGCTAATGCAAAACCTACAATGTTAATTAGGATAACTGAAGCTAAAGTAAATAATGCTGTAAATTTAAAGGATATCCAAAACTGTTTTTCTTCAGTGAATAGCCTAACAAAGTTATCAAGACCTACAAAATTAACACTTGAAGCCATACCATCCCAGTCTGTGAATGAATAGTAAAATCCACCAAGCATAGGTATAAATACTACTGTTAAAAATGCTAATAAACATGGTGCTAAAAACAGCCAAAACCCTACTTTTGAGCGTTTCATATAAGCACATCCCCTCTCTTATTTGCTTCTTCTTTCTGTCTTACTTCTTAACCCCTTTATGTAACTTAAATTTTCTTTAGACACTACATAAGCTGTATCACCTGGGGCCATATTTACTTGGTATTACCTATATATTTCTTTATACATTTCAGACTAAATTATTATGTCTTTTATATTTACTAAGTAATATTAGAGGGTGCGATTCTTATTTGTTATCACACCCACTAATTGTTACTCTAGTAATGCTACATTATCACCATTTAGACTATTATTGTCTCATTTTAGCCCATTCAGCTGCTGATTCATCAAATACTTGATCCCAAGTTAAGTCTCCTGTTAAGAAACCTTGTACTTTTGCACCGAATACGTCTTGTAACCAAGATGCACCTGGTGTTCCTTTGAATACAGCACTTACAGCTTTACCTTGAGCTGCAAAATCAAGAATTGATCTTGATAAGCCGTCTGCTGGAGCTAAATCACCATAGTTATCAAATACTGGTAAGAAACCAAATTCATTAACAACGATTTGTTTACCTTCATCTGATTGATATAACCAATTTAAGAAGTCTTTAGCAACTAATTTCTTGTTAGCATCTGATTGTGAATTTACACACCAGTAGTTCGCAACTAATGTGATGATACTATCTTCTTTGTAACCTTTGATTGGAGCTGGTAAGAATGCTAAGTTATCAGCAACTTCTTGATCAATACTAGATACGTCACCATAGATCCAGTTTCCTTGTTGGATAACTGCAACTTGACCAAGACCTAATAATTCTTTTACAGCTGTGCTATAATCAACTGCTACAGCACCTTTGTAATCATCTTTGTTTGCAGAATATTTAAGTTGTAATTCCATATATGCTTTGTAAGCATCTTTAAAATTAAATTGAAGTTCTTTTGCGTTTGCTACAGCAAATACATCTTCATTAAATTCTGGAGCTAAGGCAACATTTACAGCATGGTCACCAAGTACCCATTTTTCAGCACCTTGAACTGCTGTTACATTTTTAAGATCTGGGAATTTATCTTTTAATTCACCAGCATCAATTTTTGCTTGTAATGTAGCGAAAGCTGAATCGATTGCATCATATGATGTAAGTGTGCTGGCATCGATTCCCGCTGCTTCAAAAATAGCTTTATTATAGATAAGACCAAATGCTTCTGCTGATACTGGAAGACCATATACTTTACCATCAATAGTGTTAAGGTCTAACATACCTGCGTTAGCGTGAGATACCCAAGGTTGATCTGATAAATCTTCTAAGTATTCCATGTATGTGCCACATTCTTCTGGCCCAATGGCATTAAAGATATCTGGCATTTGCCCTGCTGCTGCTTTTGATTTATAAACAACACCGATATCATCTCCACCACCAACAGTTTCTAAAGTGATGTTTACATTTGGATGAAGCTCCATATATTTATTTACTGCTGCTTGTAATGCATCATGAATCTCTACTTTATATTGTAAAATGTAAAGATCAACTTTTTCTCCACCCGCTAATTCTTCTGTAGCTGGCGCCTCTGAAGCTTCTGTGCTTGGGCTAGCTGAAGGTGAACTAGTTGCTGCATTATTACCTGCATTATTGCTATTGCCACATCCTGCTAGCATTGTTGATAACATTGCTGTTCCTAATAATACACTAATAAATTTCTTTTTCATATTCATTCCCCTCTCTCATTTGAGAAATAATAAAATTATATATATTAAATTGATTGACAAGATCCTCCCTCAACCAACTTAACATCTAAGAAAATGTGTGCATTCTCAGCCTTACCAGACAGCAGATTGAGAAGTAAATCTACACTGCGTAATCCCATATCTTGTTTAGGCTGCTTTATTGTTGCAATTGATGGTTCATAATATGTAGCAAAATCCATTCCATCAAATCCCATAATGGAAATATCTTTTCCTATTGTATATCCAAGATTAGCTGTTGCTTTAGCTACTCCAACAGCCATAATATCTGATATAGCAAAAATGGCTGTGATTTGTTTTTCCTTTTTTAGAAATTCTATTGTTTTGTCATATGCCCCTTTACACTCAAAACCTCCATAAAGAACATATTTCTCGTTAAAAGGAATATGATGATCTGCTAAGGCCTTTTTATATCCTTCATAACGTTCTTTGCCAATTCCGAAATCAACTACCTCACCTAACATAAGTCCTATTTCATGATGTCCATTATTAATTAAATAGTTAACTGCCATATAGGATGCTTGTTGATTATCGATACTAATGGAGGAACATCTTTTCAAATTTTTTCTAGTAACTGAATCTACTGACACCAGTACAATGGCTGTACTTATTTCTGCTAATACTTCATCTGTTAAATCTAAGAAGTTTCCACCTAGGCAAATAACACCTTGGAGTTTCTTTTCTTTGATAAAGCCTAGTAATGTATCAATATCATTTTCATTATTGTGATGTTGTAAAATCATTGTGTATCCTGCATTTTCTACTCCTGTACTTACTGTTTTTAAGATTTCAGAGAAGAAAGGGTTAAAAACACCTTTTACTAGAATGCCAATATTTCTTGTGTTGGTTTGTTTTAATACTCTAGCACTATTATTGGGAATATAGTTGTTCTTTTTAATAACCGCTAGCACTTTCGCCCTTGTTTCATCCTTTACATCTGGATGCCCGTTTAACACTCTAGATACAGTGCTCACACCAACATTGGCAATTTGCGCTATGTCTTTAATGTTCATAGGCATTTCTCCCAATCCTTTATTAACTTATCTTTCTTGCAATTTATTTATTGCCTCAAGTTTAGTGTACTTTGCTGTTCGGTACCCTTTTCGGTATCGTTTTCAATATCATAATAAACTACTTTAATCTAAAAATCAACTACTTTTAATTAATTTATTATATTTTTACAGAAAATATCATTCCAATTCATTGTGCATTTTGTACATAACTTAATATTATATCGTTTCAAACCTTGCAAAACTTTACTTTACATCAGAATATTCCTGCCAATTGATCTTCTATATTCTTCTATTAATGCCTCTATTTGTTTTCATATAATTTTTTTCTAATGGGAACTATAGAGTTATATAAGATAAATGTTAAAATAAATTTAATAATTAGCCTTATTTTTTTCTTTACTTATACAAACACAATTATTATAATTGTAGCTACGGTCTATTTGAAGTTATTTACATTTTTAGTTTTTTATACAAGGAGGATAGTTAAATGATTTATACCGTAACCTTAAACCCATCTTTAGATTACGTCATGCATTTAGATCAAATGAATGCTCACTGTGTTAATAGAAGTAATAAAGAAGAGATTTATCCTGGTGGTAAGGGTATTAATGTCTCAATTGTACTTAATAATTTACGTATTCCTAATAAAGCACTAGGTTTTATTGCTGGCTTTACAGGGAAAGAAATTGAGAATGTCATGAAACAATTAGGTGGAGACACTGATTTCATCTTGCTCGATCGTGGTATTTCTAGAATTAATGTAAAACTTGAAGCAGATAAAGAAACTGAAATCAATGGTATGGGACCTCAAATTACACCTAGTGATTTAAAGGACCTTTATATCAAATTAGAACAAATCGAAGAAGGCGACTTCTTAGTCTTAGCTGGAAGCATTCCAAAAAGTGTCCCTGATAGTATTTACAAAGACATCATGAAAATGCTAGCTAATAAAAATATTAATGTGGTAGTAGATGCTACTAAAGATTTGCTTCTTAATGTACTTCAATACAAACCATTCCTTATTAAACCAAATCATATTGAGCTAGCTGAGATGTTCAATGTCACATTAAATTCAGATGATGACATTGTTACCTATGCTCGAAAACTACAAGAAATGGGTGCTCAAAATGTACTTATCTCTATGGGTGGGGACGGTTCTATCTTAATCACCAATGAAGGCGAAGTAGTTAAAATCTCTGTTCCTGAAGGTACCGTAATTAATACCGTAGGTTCTGGAGATTCTATGGTAGCAGGATTTATTGCTGGCTACCTTAAAACTAAAGATTTAAAACAAGCTCTTAAATTCGCTACAGCAACTGGTAGTGCAACTGCCTTTTCTACATGGCTTGCTACTAGCGATAAAATTGATGACTTACTTTCTAAGCTATAATAATAAAACTCGGAGGCTATAATGAGAATTACAGATTTACTTACGACCGAAAGTATCGACTTGAATTTTAAAGTAAATTCTAAATCAGAAGCAATTAATCATTTAGTAGACTTAATGTATTCTACTGGTAATATCAGTGATAAAGAAGTTTACAAATCAGCTATTTTAGCACGTGAAGATTTAAGCACAACTGGTATAGGAGAGGGCATTGCTATTCCTCATGCCAAAACAAGTGCTGTTAAAAAAGCTACACTTGTAGCTGCTGTAAGTAAAGATGGTGTTGATTATGAAGCTTTAGACGGAGCTCCTTCACACTTATTCTTTATGATTGCTGCTCCAGATGGAGCTAATAATACACATCTAGATGTACTTTCTAGATTATCTACAATTCTTATGGATGCTAAGTTTAGAGAAAAACTTATTCATGCTAATAGTCCACAAGAATTTTTAAAACTTATTAACGTAAAAGAAACTGAAAAATTTGGTGATGTAGTAGATACAGCCAAGACCTCTACTTCTAGTAATGATGCTAAAGAAACTAAGGGTTATACTATCCTTGCCGTTACAGCTTGTCCTACTGGTATCGCACATACTTATATGGCTGCTGAAGCACTTCAAAACAAAGCAGATGAAATGGGTATTTCATGTAAAGTAGAAACAAATGGATCTGGCGGTATTAAAAATGCACTTACTGATGAAGACATCAAAAATGCAACATGTATTATCGTAGCTGCAGATAAAAACGTAGAGATGAACCGTTTTGATGGTAAAAAGGTAATCATCACTAAAGTAGCTAATGGTATCCATAAAGCTGAAGAACTTATCACCAAAGCTTCTCAAGGTGATGCACCTATTTATCATGCTAAAAATGCTGGAGTTGCTGGTGATAGTGAAACACAAACAAGCGAAGGTCTTGGCCGTCAACTTTACAAACACTTAATGAATGGTGTTTCTCATATGCTGCCATTCGTTATTGGGGGCGGTATCCTCATTGCACTTGCTTTCTTAATTGATTCTTTACTTGGTTATACAGATGCCCTTGGTTCTAATGCCGCTGCGGCTGTGTGGTTTAAATCTATTGGTGACGCTGCCTTTGGATTCATGCTACCTGTCCTTGCAGGGTATATTGCTATGAGTATTGGTGAGCGTCCTGCCCTTGTAGTTGGTTTTGTCGGTGGTATGTTAGCTAACTCAGGAGGCTCAGGATTTTTAGGTGCACTTATTGCTGGTTTTGCTGGTGGTTATTTAATGGTTGGCCTCAAAAAAGTACTATCTGTTTTACCACAATCACTAGAAGGACTTAAACCAACTTTACTATACCCTGTCCTTGGTGTTGGTCTAATTGGTGTTGCTATTACATTCATCATTAACCCACCAGTTGCTTTTGTTAACACTTGGCTTACAGATACTCTTTTAAATATGGGTACAACAAGTGCTGTATTAGTTGGTACTATTCTTGCTGCTATGATGGCTATTGATATGGGTGGTCCATTTAATAAAGCTGCTTATGTGGTAGGTATTGCTGCTTTAGAGGCTGGTAATCTTTCTCTTATGGCTGCTGTAATGATCGGTGGTATGGTACCTCCATTAGCTATTGCACTTTGTACTACTTTCTTCAAGAATAGATTTACAGAAAGAGAACGTCAATCAGGTATTGTTAACTACATTATGGGACTTTCCTTCATCACTGAAGGTGCAATTCCTTTTGCGGCTTCTGATCCATTAAAGGTTATTCCTGCTTGTGTTATTGGTTCAGGTATTGCTGGTGCACTTTCATCATTCTTTGGATGTACACTTAATGCACCTCATGGTGGTATCTTCGTACTTCCAGTAATCGGTCAGCCACTTTGGTACTTTGTATCATTAGTAGTTGGCTCAGTAGTAGGTGCTGTCATTCTTGGATTCTTAAAGAAACCATTAAACAAATAGTTTAACCATAAAAAGAGGAGATTACTATCTCCTCTTTTTATTTTATCCACAGATAGCCGACTAATTTTAGGAACTGTCCCCAATTTCAATCACATTTATCCTCTTATTCACAAGACCTGTCCCTCTTTATTGTCCCTCTTTATTCCTCTTTATTCTTTTTATTTTAAGAACCGTCCCTAATTTTGTCCCTAATTTTACTAATTTTAGATAGATTTAACCTTAATTTAATACTAGTTTGATGCTGTTTCTTTACAATACTCTTACTTACCCAATTAAAAATATTCAAGGAGATTTTATGAAAAAGTTCATCAAACATGTACCTTTATGGAAATGTCATTCTTCAAAAAAAGTGCGTTTCAATTTAATGAGTCGTATTATCATACTCATCTTTATGATTTCCATTTTCCCTATTTTTCTATTGATTTCTACCATTATTCAAAATACCTCTTCAAACTTAAAACGTGACATAACTAATACTGCCGTACAAATTAACGATATAACCTCTTCTACTTTAGCAACACTTTTAGAACATGAATCCTCTGTCCTTACTGTATTAAGTAATGATACCTCACTACTTAACTATGAAGATTCTAACAATGCTAAAGAGTTCACTACTAATAAGCTTAAATATATTGTAGATGAGAGTCCTTTTATTTCTGGTATTTCTCTTAAAGCGGAGGATCAAGAAGAATCTTTTTCTTACCCTGATAATACACAAGGTAAGCTTACCAGTAAGGATCTAGATGGTACCTATTTTTATAAATTAGCCAAAAAAAATAAGAAGACTGCTGTATCAGCCCCTTATTTTGATAGTTTATCTAAAGAACTTGTCATTACTATAACCTCTCCTATTTTAAACAATTCTAATGAATTTCTAGGAGCAATTAATCTTGATATCAGTATGGGTACTTTTTCTGAGTATCTTAATTCTGCTTTGGAAAAGTATAAAGGTCATTTTCCCTTAGAATCCATGATTTATCTTTCTAATGGTAATATTCTTGCCTCTACAGCTGGTGAAGCTATCAATACAAAGCTTGTTTTACTTCCCGGGGGATATCACATCGTCAATACTCATGATGAGGAGTTTTCAGCAAGCTTTAAAGATATTCCTTATTATTTTTATCGTGGTCAAACCATTAATCAATTGAATTTTATCACCTATATTGCTGAAGATAAAATAAATAGTCTAGTTGTAGATATGCTTCAGCCTCTTGTTTTATCTATTACGATTATCTTCATGATTTCACTCATTATAGGACTCATTTATACTACAAGATTCCTAAAACCACTTCAATATATTGTACACACACTAACTAAATTAAAAGCCAACGACCTTAACATTCATATTGATACTAGTAAAATCAAAACAAAGGATTTATTAGAAATTGCCCTTGCTACTAACGAACTTACTCATCATCTAAGTACCTCTATCCATGATTTAAAGAAAACTTCCGGTTCGCTACTAAAGGATGCTTCTGCTGTCGATCAAGTAAGTACACAATGTAATCATTATGCCACCGCTACTTTAAATGCTATAAACGAAATTAAGGCGGGTGCTAAAGAACAGATTACCCAAGTTACAGATGCTATTGCTTCCATCTCTACACTTCATTGCCAATGCGAAAATGGGGATACGATCAAAGAACAACTTAATGAGCACTCTACTTACGTCATTTCCTATGTGCAACAAGGTCTTCAAACTTCTAAGGACCTTACACTTGCCATTAATACACAACGTGACAAGCTTTATGAGCTTCGTATTAAGGTTAAAGATTTAGGAGAAAAATCTTCTCAGATTGCTTCTATACTTATCACCCTTCAAGCTATCTCCAGAAAAATCAACCTTCTAGCCTTTAATGCCTCTATAGAAACTACTAGAGCTGGTCAACAAGGCAATGGGTTCTCCGTTATTGCACAAGAGATGCAACAATTAGCTGATACTGCCCTTAGCTTCACACAAAATATTCAAACCATCGTAGAGGATAATATTGCATCCGTTTCTTATGTTTCTAATAATATGAAGCAAGTTATCCTTGCTGAGCAAACTACCGAAAATGTTTTAGGTGAAGTTCAAAAACAATTTGATTCCATTGAAGGTGCTACCACCTTAGTTGAGCAATCCATTAAAGCTGTTAATGATATCTTAACTTCCGTTAGCCTCACCAAAGACGTTATCCATGTAGACATGCAAACTATCTTTCATATTGCTGAAAAAATCATTAACCTCACTCATTCTAGTGAAGACTATGGTAATATTGAATTTGCTACCCTGCAAGAACTTCTTTCAACCTCTGAAAGCTTAACTCAAAGCTCGCAGTATTTGGAGACGCAAATTGGTCAGTATACTATATAGGTAAACTCACTAAATATTATCTATGCTCATTATGCACTTAATGCAGCAGCTAGCTGCTCTATGATGAGGATGGATTGGATTTAATATTTGAGCAACAAAAAAGCACTCACCAAGTGATGTTATACATACTTGGTGAGTGCTTTTTCGCTCCAGACTCCTGAAATGAACTTTCATGGCTACTTAAGTAAACCTTATTCGAGGCATAAAATGGCTCCTCAGCACTTCTATGATTTAGAATAGCGCCTACTAAGAGCAACTATGAAAGCCAAGCCAATGAGTGAGGAGCTCCTTAAAGTCTTGGCCGGTGCACCCTATGCTAGGAAGCTCAGACCTTAAGACTCTGGCTTAAAACTTTATTTGGTAATGATAAATGTAAAAACGTTTTGACAACTTATAAATGGCGCCTCCCTGCCAGCGCACTAGTGAACATTTTCCTTAGAGCCAGAGGTACCTGTAACGACAGATTGAGACTTGGTCGACCCGGTCAGTTCCTCAAGTTGAAGCTGCGGTGATTATGCCGTGGAAGTTGTTTGATTTATTTTTACACTTCTATATATGTGGGCTGCAAGTAGACTCCCTAGTAAAAGTTAATATTTTTTCTATATATGTATTAAAATCTATAGGAAAATCATGTCCCAAATGTGCTACCTTTTCATATATATAATCTATTTGAGTTTGCTCCAGTGCTTTAACAAGTGCCTCAGTCTCACTTAAGCAATCTACGTCGTCTTCTCCGCAAACAATATAGACTTTTGTTTCTTTTAATCTGCCTAAGAGAGGTAACCATTGTTCTATTTCAGGCAGCCATGGTGCTATTAGTATCAGTCCTTTAATTTTTACTTTGCTATGTAAAGCAAAATACAAGCTTACTCTTGCTCCTGAAGAGAAGCCTCCTAAAATGACATTCTCTTGTTGCACTTTAAAATTTTCTACTATGGTAGTATAATGGCTCCCCAGTTCTTTATAACCTTTCTCTATATCATTCCAATAATAGCCTCCATCAAATTTGATTTCTGAAGACTGTGGCAAGGCTAAAAGATAGCCTTTCTCTTTGAAATTCTTCCAATAGTACTCCGCTATAGCCATGTTTTCTTCATTACCATGCAACCCTATTACAAGGGGATACGCCTTTTGCTGATGGCTTGGTTCAACCAGCTTCAGCTGAGGTAAGCTTTGCTTTACTGCTAGTTCTTCTCTCTTCTTGCATATGTCACAAAGCTGATGGAATAGTTCATGACTTCTTAGGGCATCTAGGTCTTCGTCCCCTTGCAAGTAGCTATAACTATACCAATGACCTTTCTCTAATATAGCTTCTTTCATAAGTTTGATTGCTTCTTCATATAAACCTGCTTTACTAGCTATGGCATATCTAAAATTATAAATTTGAGCCATATTACCTTGCACTTCTTTATAGTTTTCCGTAAGGAAGCTATAAGCTTCCAGATATTTTTCTTCACAATATAAGGTAATCGTTTCATTTAATAATTGTGTATAAGTCATTTTCCCTCCATTTTATTTCGGGCATAAAAAATAGCCCTCAAGTAGATGTGACTACTCAGGACCTTTTGAGGTACTTATACAGCATATCTCTACCCCATTACAAGATACAAGTATACCTATTTGATGTAGTCACAGATGAAATATAAAATTCGTTTAGACTTGTTATTTTTATCATACTGACCACATCCTTTCACTAAATATACGAGAATTTTATCACACTTCATCATAAAGGTAAACTACTACTCTAAAATTTCAGTTTTTATTCATGTTTTTTCATATATAGCTTTTTAAAAAGCTTGTTAAAAACTTTTTTAAAAAGCTACAAGGCACTTTTTAGATTAGAACTCTAACGATTCACACGAATATGATTTCACCTATTAAATAAAAAGAGATTGCTTTTACTTTTAAGCAACCTCTCTTATTACCTGTTTTTTATTACATTAGTGGTGCAAATAAACGTAAAATGGAACGCATTAATCTAGTCCATATGCTAACGTTCTTACAATCCTCCAGTGTAATAGGTGTACAAATCTCTAACATCTTTAAATAATCATCTTTAACTTCAAAAACAGTTTTATTTTGATAAACCATAGTAGCACACTCAAAGTGTAAATATAAGCTTCTATAATCAAAATTAATACTACCCACTATAGCCACTTCATCATCTGAAACCACTGTTTTAGAATGAATAAAACCAGGCGTATATTCGTAGATTTTAATACCAGCTTCAATAAGCTGTTTATAATAAGCTCTTGTTACAATGTGCACATACCACTTATCTTCTTTATGCGGTGTTACAATTCTTATATCCACTCCACTTTTAGCAGCCAAACTTAAGGCTGTGACCATTTCATTATCTACAATTAAATACGGTGTACTGATATACACGTAATCCTTTGACTTATGTAGTAAATTCAGGTACACATTTTCACCTACTGTTTCACGGTCTAATGGACTATCACCATAGGGTTGCACATAACCATCAGATTCAAATGGCTCTGGGTGGTAGGTATGAGGCTTGAACATTTCATAATCATCATATTTATTGGTACTGAAATTCCATGTCTGCAAAAACATCATTGTAAGATTCCATACTGCATCTCCCTTGAGCATAATGGCTGCATCTTTCCAGTGACCAAATCTATCAATGGCATTGATATATTCATCTGCTAGATTAATACCTCCCATATATCCAATGTATCCATCAATAACCGTTATTTTTCTATGGTCTCGATTATTAAGAATAACATTAAGTACAGGCGCAAGAGGATTAAAGACAACACACTGAATGCCTTTCTTCCTTATTTTTTCCTCATACTTATAAGGTA
Coding sequences:
- a CDS encoding methyl-accepting chemotaxis protein is translated as MKKFIKHVPLWKCHSSKKVRFNLMSRIIILIFMISIFPIFLLISTIIQNTSSNLKRDITNTAVQINDITSSTLATLLEHESSVLTVLSNDTSLLNYEDSNNAKEFTTNKLKYIVDESPFISGISLKAEDQEESFSYPDNTQGKLTSKDLDGTYFYKLAKKNKKTAVSAPYFDSLSKELVITITSPILNNSNEFLGAINLDISMGTFSEYLNSALEKYKGHFPLESMIYLSNGNILASTAGEAINTKLVLLPGGYHIVNTHDEEFSASFKDIPYYFYRGQTINQLNFITYIAEDKINSLVVDMLQPLVLSITIIFMISLIIGLIYTTRFLKPLQYIVHTLTKLKANDLNIHIDTSKIKTKDLLEIALATNELTHHLSTSIHDLKKTSGSLLKDASAVDQVSTQCNHYATATLNAINEIKAGAKEQITQVTDAIASISTLHCQCENGDTIKEQLNEHSTYVISYVQQGLQTSKDLTLAINTQRDKLYELRIKVKDLGEKSSQIASILITLQAISRKINLLAFNASIETTRAGQQGNGFSVIAQEMQQLADTALSFTQNIQTIVEDNIASVSYVSNNMKQVILAEQTTENVLGEVQKQFDSIEGATTLVEQSIKAVNDILTSVSLTKDVIHVDMQTIFHIAEKIINLTHSSEDYGNIEFATLQELLSTSESLTQSSQYLETQIGQYTI
- a CDS encoding alpha/beta hydrolase, whose amino-acid sequence is MTYTQLLNETITLYCEEKYLEAYSFLTENYKEVQGNMAQIYNFRYAIASKAGLYEEAIKLMKEAILEKGHWYSYSYLQGDEDLDALRSHELFHQLCDICKKREELAVKQSLPQLKLVEPSHQQKAYPLVIGLHGNEENMAIAEYYWKNFKEKGYLLALPQSSEIKFDGGYYWNDIEKGYKELGSHYTTIVENFKVQQENVILGGFSSGARVSLYFALHSKVKIKGLILIAPWLPEIEQWLPLLGRLKETKVYIVCGEDDVDCLSETEALVKALEQTQIDYIYEKVAHLGHDFPIDFNTYIEKILTFTRESTCSPHI
- the cls gene encoding cardiolipin synthase, encoding MRRVLNFIFSRMVIVGLLILFQLALIIGVIWKLSNYFIYFYAISILISTVAVVHLVSKQDNPSYKLAWGIPIMLFPMFGGFFYILAGNNRLGKKLTKRLEVIYYRTAPQLKQDPKIIEELERKDKQIANQTKYIKDYALFPVHQNTTTKYLSPGERFFDSLIEELEKAEHFIFMEYFIIHEGKMWDTVLEILERKAKAGVDVRILYDDIGSLQTLPYKYEEKIRKKGIQCVVFNPLAPVLNVILNNRDHRKITVIDGYIGYMGGINLADEYINAIDRFGHWKDAAIMLKGDAVWNLTMMFLQTWNFSTNKYDDYEMFKPHTYHPEPFESDGYVQPYGDSPLDRETVGENVYLNLLHKSKDYVYISTPYLIVDNEMVTALSLAAKSGVDIRIVTPHKEDKWYVHIVTRAYYKQLIEAGIKIYEYTPGFIHSKTVVSDDEVAIVGSINFDYRSLYLHFECATMVYQNKTVFEVKDDYLKMLEICTPITLEDCKNVSIWTRLMRSILRLFAPLM